The following nucleotide sequence is from Thermoanaerobaculia bacterium.
GCGCGGCCCTGTTCGAAGGCGAGCTGCCCCTCTCCCGCCGGATCCTCCTCGTCTCGGGGCGGGCGGGATTCGAGATCGTCCAGAAAGCCCATGCCGCCGGGATCCCGATCGTCGCGTCGGTTTCGGCGCCTTCGAGTCTGGCGGTCGCGCTCGCCGATTCGGCCGGGATGACCCTGATCGGCTTCCTGCGCGGCCGGCGATTCAACGTTTATGCCCATCCCGAGCGCGTCCGGGCGGCCGCCGGTTGAATCGACCCGTCCCCCGCAGCCAGCCGGCTTGATTCGACCCCCGACATTTTCGGCCCGCCCCCCTTGACAAACCGGTACGTAAGGTCTCGAATATTCGCACAGACGCTCAGTGGCGCCAGCCGAGGAGGACCGAAATGGAACTCTCGCGTCGAGGTTTTTTCAAGGCGACAACGATTGGGGGGACCCTTGCGCTCGGCTTCGACGTCTCGAAGGCGCAGGCGGAGGTGCGCGAGTTCAAGATCTCGCGCACGACGGAGACGCGAAGCACGTGCCCGTACTGCGCGGTCTCCTGCGGCGTGATCGTCCACACCCTCGGCGACAAGGCGAAGAACGCCACGCCGTCGGTCGTGCACGTCGAGGGAGATCCCGATCATCCGATCAACCGCGGGACTCTCTGCCCCAAGGGAACGACCCTGCGAGACGACATCAACAGTCCGAACCGGCTGAAGACACCCAAGGTGCGCCGACCCGGGTCGGACAAGTGGGAGGACATCTCCTGGGACGAGGCGATCGCCAAGATCGCCCGGCACGTCAAGGACACGCGCGACCGCTGCTTCGTGGCGAAGAACGCCAAAGGAGAAACGGTCAACCGCAATCCGGGCATCGGCATGATCGGCGGCTGCACCGACACGACCGAATTCAACTATCTCTACTGGAAGGCGGCGTCCGCCTGGGGGGTCCCGTACCGGGACACCCAGGCACGGGTTTGACACGGCCCCACGGTGGCCAGTTTGGCCGCCACGTTCGGCCGGGGGGCGATGACCAACGGATGGGTCGACATCAAGAATGCCGACGTCATCCTGTGCATGGGCGGCAACCCCGCGGAAAACCATCCCTGCGGCTTCAAGTGGGCGATCGAGGCCAAGCGCACCCGTAACGCGAAGCTCGTCTCCGTGGACCCCCGGTTCACCCGGACTTCGGCCGTCGCCGACGTCTATTCGCCGATCCGCACCGGCACCGACATCGCCTACCTCCTCGGGATCATCCGCTACGCGATCGCGAACAACCGCTTCCACGAGGACTACGTCAAGATCCACACGAATGCTCCCTACCTCATCAGCCCGAAATTCGATTTCCAGGAAGGGCTCTTCTCGGGGTTCGACGAGGGCAAGGGCGAATACGACAAGACCGCGTGGGCGTACGAGCCGGACCCGAAGACGAAGACCTATTCGACCGACCCGACGCTCCAGAACCCGCGCTGCGTCTTCCAGCTCCTGAAGAAGCACGTCGACCGCTACACGCCGGAGATGGTCGAGAAGATCTGCGGGACGCCGAAGGAGACGTTCCTGAAGGTCGCCGAGGTCGTCACCTCGACCGGCAACGCGGCCCGCGCCGGGACGATCATGTACGCCCTCGGCTGGACGCAGCATTCGATCGGCGTGCAGATGATCCGCACGGCCGCGATGCTGCAGCTGCTGCTCGGCAACGTGGGCCGGCCGGGAGGAGGCGTCAACGCCCTGCGCGGCCACTCGAACATCCAGGGCGCGACCGACACGGCCGGCGTCTTCGACATCCTTCCCGGGTATCTGAAGACCCCGCCGGGCGCGTCCCAGACGCTCTCGGCGTATCTCGAGGGCGCGACCCCCACGGTGCTCGGCAAACAGGCGTGGGCGACCATGAACTACTGGCAAAACTACCCCAAGTTCACGGTTTCGCTCCTCAAGGCTCTCTACGGGAAGAACGCGACGAAGGAAAACGAGTGGGGATACGCCTGGCTTCCGAAGGTCGACGGCAACTACTCCTGGATGTACATCTTCGACGACATGTACCGCGGCAACTCGATGCGTGCCGGCGGCAAGGAACCGGGACCGGAGGGCTTCTTCACGTTCGGCATGAATCCGGTCGGCATCGGGCCGAACTCGCCGAAGATGATCGCCGCGCTCTCGAAGCTCAAATGGCTCGTCGTCGTCGAGAACCACCAGATCGAGACGGCGACGTTCTGGAGGGCGCCGAAGGAGTACGGCACGCCGGACGCCTCGAAGATCCCGACCGAAGTCTTCATGCTCCCGGCGTCGAACTTCATCGAGAAAGACGGGTCGTTCACGAACTCCGCACGGTGGATCCAGTGGAAGTGGAAGGCGCTCGATCCGCCGGGGCAGATCAAGAGCGATCAGGAGATCCTGGCCCGGATCTTCCTCGCCGTGCGCGATCTCTACCGGAAGGAGGGCGGCGCGCTCCCCGAGCAGGTCGCCAACGTGGACTGGAGCTACTCCAATCCCGCTTCGCCGGACCTCTCCGAAATTCTCAAGGAGTTGAACGGCAAGGCGCTCGCCGACATCCCCGACCCCAAGGACAAGACGAAGCCGCTGAAGACGGCCGGCCAGCAGATCGACGGGTTCGCGCAGCTCCAGGACGACGGAACGACGATGTGCGGCAACTGGCTGATGTCGGGGGTCTTCACCGAAGCGGGCAACATGGCCCAGCGCCGCAGCCCGATCGACGACCCGAGCGGCCTCGGCATGTACCACAACTGGGGATTTTCGTGGCCGGCCAACCGCCGCGTCATGTACAACCGCGCTTCGGCCGACGCGCAGGGGAAGCCGTGGGACCCGACGCGCGTCGGCATCCAGTGGAACGGAAGCAAGTGGGTCGGCGACGTGCCCGACATGAAACCGGACGCTCCGCCCGGGACCTACGGCGCCTTCATCATGCTCCCGGAAGGCGTGGGCCGGCTCTACGCGCCGGTC
It contains:
- the fdnG gene encoding formate dehydrogenase-N subunit alpha, whose translation is MELSRRGFFKATTIGGTLALGFDVSKAQAEVREFKISRTTETRSTCPYCAVSCGVIVHTLGDKAKNATPSVVHVEGDPDHPINRGTLCPKGTTLRDDINSPNRLKTPKVRRPGSDKWEDISWDEAIAKIARHVKDTRDRCFVAKNAKGETVNRNPGIGMIGGCTDTTEFNYLYWKAASAWGVPYRDTQARVUHGPTVASLAATFGRGAMTNGWVDIKNADVILCMGGNPAENHPCGFKWAIEAKRTRNAKLVSVDPRFTRTSAVADVYSPIRTGTDIAYLLGIIRYAIANNRFHEDYVKIHTNAPYLISPKFDFQEGLFSGFDEGKGEYDKTAWAYEPDPKTKTYSTDPTLQNPRCVFQLLKKHVDRYTPEMVEKICGTPKETFLKVAEVVTSTGNAARAGTIMYALGWTQHSIGVQMIRTAAMLQLLLGNVGRPGGGVNALRGHSNIQGATDTAGVFDILPGYLKTPPGASQTLSAYLEGATPTVLGKQAWATMNYWQNYPKFTVSLLKALYGKNATKENEWGYAWLPKVDGNYSWMYIFDDMYRGNSMRAGGKEPGPEGFFTFGMNPVGIGPNSPKMIAALSKLKWLVVVENHQIETATFWRAPKEYGTPDASKIPTEVFMLPASNFIEKDGSFTNSARWIQWKWKALDPPGQIKSDQEILARIFLAVRDLYRKEGGALPEQVANVDWSYSNPASPDLSEILKELNGKALADIPDPKDKTKPLKTAGQQIDGFAQLQDDGTTMCGNWLMSGVFTEAGNMAQRRSPIDDPSGLGMYHNWGFSWPANRRVMYNRASADAQGKPWDPTRVGIQWNGSKWVGDVPDMKPDAPPGTYGAFIMLPEGVGRLYAPVLNDGPFPEHYEAVEAPVENTLHPKVTSNPAAKKFKSDKDVYGTAKDFPIVCMTYRLTEMYHYWTKHIDRLNQLQPGFFIEIPEELAKEKGIANGGRARVTSARGSIEGVAMVTKRLRPMKVDGKPIWQIGFPLHWGYEATADHTGPLANFLTPTAMDPNTWTPEYKTFLVKLEKA